The nucleotide window ACGACCAACATTCGCTAAATCATAGCGTTTTGCGTCAAAGAAACGAGAATATAATAAATTCTTCGCTGATTCAACTGTTGGTGGTTCACCTGGGCGTAAACGCTCGTAAATTTCAAGAAGCGCCTTTTCAGTGCTTTCTGTGTTGTCTTTTTCAAGCGTATTACGTAAGTATTCATTGTCGCCAATGATATCTAAAATCTCTTGGTCTGAGCCAAAGCCTAATGCACGTAATAATACCGTTACAGGTAATTTACGCGTACGGTCGATACGTACGTAAACGACATCTTTTGCATCAGTTTCATATTCAAGCCATGCACCACGGTTAGGAATAACTGTCGCACCAAAGCCTTTTTTACCGTTTTTATCCGTTTTTTCGTGGAAGTATACACTTGGAGAACGAACTAACTGAGAAACGATAACGCGCTCAGCACCGTTAATAATAAATGTGCCTGTTTCTGTCATTAATGGGAAGTCACCCATGAAGACATCTTGCTCTTTTACTTCGTTTGTTTCTTTGTTGTGTAAACGTACTTTTACACGTAATGGCGCAGCGTAAGTTACGTCACGTTCTTTACACTCATCAACGTCATACTTAGGATCTCCTAATGTATAGTCGACGAATTCTAATGAAAGATTACCTGTAAAATCTTCGATTGGAGAAATGTCGTGGAACATCTCACGCAATCCTTCTTCAAGGAACCACTCATAAGATGCTGTTTGAATCTCGATTAAATTCGGAAGTTCCAGCACCTCACTAATACGCGCAAAGCTTCTACGCTGGCGGTGTTGTCCGTACTGAACTAGTTGACCTGTCAACTCATTCACCCCTCAATAAAGCGATAATAGGTCTTTGCAAAACCTTACAAATAGTGTATGATTTCGAAAGACAAAAAGAAAACGAGTCTTTTCATAGATCTCATTTTCGGTTAAACTAAACTTATTCTTAGTTAGCATACCCATAAAAGATTATTAATTATGCAAAAGGGCATACTTCCTCAAAATAATAATTTTGCATTTTATTATGTTATCATAGTCAATTTGTCAAGTCAATAATCCAAGTGAATCTTACTTATTTTTTTGCACGTATGATCCAATATCCTTTTTTCTTCTCAACGACGTCAACTTCTGAAAACATTTCCTCTAAATGACTCATTGTCGATGGCGCACCTTGTTTCTTCTGAATAACTACCCACAACTCACCATTCTCCACTAGCAATTCATACGCCCCATTATAAAACTTAAAAATTGTTTCCTTACCAGCGCGAATTGGTGGATTTGTTAAAATGGCCGCTGCTTTTGTATTCGCATCAACTGTACTTAATCCATCACTCTCAAAAATTCGTACATTTTGAACCCCGTTTAGTTGTGCATTTTTTTGCGACAATGCCACCGCACGTGTATTAATATCCATCATTAACACTTCACGCTCAGGATTGTCTTTCGCAATCGACAAGCCGATTGGTCCATAACCACATCCTACATCAAGTAAAACACCTTCAACGTTTGGCATTTCGAATGCATCAATCAACACACGGGAACCAAAATCTACTTCGCTTTTACTAAATACACCGGCATCTGTTTCGAATATAAATGTATTTCCTAATAAAGTAAATTTCCATTGGCGTGGTTTACTCTCAGTTTGAGGCTTATTTGAATAATAATGTTCAGACATACGACACGCCCCTAAAAAATTTTATTCGCAAGTCACATCAATGTCCTTTAAAGCACTTAATGATGTCTCACATATCCTAATAGAAATATTTAACTACTTCTATAGTCTAAAAAAGAAAAGCCCGCCACAAAATTGAGACGAGCTTTCCCTATAAAACTAAGCATACCGCTTAGTCATTAAAGTTAAACTAAAATTATTTAACTTCTACTGAAGCGCCAACTTCTTCAAGTTTAGCTTTGATTGCTTCAGCGTCATCTTTAGAAACGCCTTCTTTAAGAGCTTTAGGAGCGTTGTCAACAACCTCTTTAGCTTCTTTTAAACCTAAACCAGTGATTTCACGAACCACTTTGATTACTTTGATTTTTTCAGCACCAGCAGAAGCTAATACTACATCAAATTCAGTTTTTTCTTCAGCGCCACCAGCTGCACCGCCAGCTACTACAGCTACAGGAGCTGCTGCTGTTACACCGAATTCTTCTTCGATAGCTTTTACTAAATCGTTTAATTCTAGAACTGTCATAACTTTGATAGCTTCTAAGATTTGCTCTTTGTTCATTTTAATTTCCTCCTATGGAATGTTTATAGTTTTTTAGGCAATCTTGCCTTGTTTTGAAGTTAAGCGGCGAAAATTATGCGCCTTGCTCTTCTTTTTGATCTGCAACAGCTTTTGTTGCAAGTGCGAAGTTGCGCACTGGAGCTTGAAGTACAGATAAAAGCATTGATAATAGACCTTCGCGAGATGGAAGTTCTGCAAGAGCTTTAACGTCTTCAACAGATGCGATTGTACCTTCGATGATACCAGCTTTGATTTCAAGAGCTTCGTTTTTCTTAGCGAACTCGTTGATAATTTTTGCTGGAGCTACTACGTCTTCGTTTGAGAACGCAACAGCGTTTGGACCAGTTAAGAATTCGTTGATTCCTTCAACACCTGCGATTTCAGAAGCACGACGAGTTAAAGTGTTTTTGTAAACTTTGAACTCAACACCAGCTTCACGTAATTGCTTACGTAATTCTGTTACTTGGGCAACTGTTAAACCACGGTAGTCAACTACTACTACAGAAGCAGCAGCTTCGAATTTAGCAGCGATTTCTTGAACTTGTACTGATTTTGTTTCGATTGCTTTGCTCATGATGACACCTCCTATTAGAATGAGTCATTTATACCGACAAAAGAAAAGCCTCTATATCAAAAAGACATAGAGGCTGAAAGTCATCATCTTAAAAAGAATCCGAATTCCGATGTCCTCGGTAGGATCATTAAGTGCTTAACGCACTCCTACTGTCTACGGTACAAATGGATGATTCACAACAGCATCCATCTTACCAAGTAAGCGGCGCGTTGTCAACTAATTTAATTAAACGGTTTTTAAACCGGGAATAAATTATTTGATTACTACGTTAGCAGCGTCAACTTTAACAGCAGGACCCATTGTAGTTGTAACATTTACAGACTTCATGTAAGTACCTTTTGCTGCAGCTGGTTTAGCTTTTTGAACAACTTCAAATACTGCTAAGAAGTTTTCTACTAATTTTTCTGTATCGAAAGAAACTTTACCAATAGGAGCGTGGATGATACCAGCTTTTTCAGCACGGTATTCTACTTTACCAGCTTTGATTTCTTCGATAGCTTTAGTTACGTCGAAAGTAACTGTACCTGTTTTAGGGTTTGGCATTAAACCTTTAGGACCTAATACACGACCTAATTTACCAACTTCACCCATCATGTCAGGAGTTGCAACGATTACATCGAAATCGAACCAACCTTGTTGGATTTTTTGGATGTATTCTGCATCGCCTACATAGTCAGCGCCAGCAGCTTCTGCTTCTTTAAGTTTTTCACCTTTAGCGAAAACTAATACGCGTTGAGTTTTACCAGTACCGTGTGGTAATACTACAGCACCACGGATTTGTTGGTCATTCTTACGAGTGTCGATACCTAATTTGAATGCTACTTCTACAGTTGCATCGAAGTTAACTGTAGATGTTTTTTGCGCTAAAGCTACTGCTTCTTCTACAGAGTATAAAGTAGCGCGATCGATTAATTTAGCTGCATCTTGCAGTTTTTTACCTTTTTTAGCCATTATAATTTCCTCCTTGATTGTGGTTGTAACGGATTTGACCTCCCACGAATAAAGGTTGCGCACCCCTCAAACAAGTATCCGAGTGCAGCAACCTTCCAAAAACAAAAACATCATCAAGTGTGAAGATGGGATTAGTCTTCGATAACGATACCCATGCTTCGTGCAGTACCTTCAACCATTAACATTGCAGCTTCAACTGATGCTGCGTTAAGGTCTGGCATTTTTTGTTCAGCGATTTCGCGAACTTTATCACGTTTAACCGTTGCAACTTTCTTACGGTTTGGTTCACCAGATCCAGATTGGATACCAGCTGCTACTTTAAGTAATACTGCTGCAGGTGGAGTTTTAGTAATGAAAGTGAATGAACGGTCTTCGAATACTGAAATCTCAACCGGAATAATAAGACCAGCTTGATCAGCAGTACGAGCGTTAAATTCTTTACAGAATCCCATGATATTAACACCTGCTTGACCTAATGCAGGACCAACCGGTGGTGCTGGGTTTGCTTTACCAGCAGGGATTTGAAGTTTTACAACTTTAATAACTTTTTTAGCCACGAGACACACCTCCTTAAGTCCGTGATGTGGTAATTGGGTTGCCCCTCCCACTCAAATATCTGTTCGTCAGCTAACTTGCCGATAACATTAAAACTAAACTATAATCATCTATCAAATGAATGACAGTCTGACCTATGAAATGATAACACTTTTAAAATGCTTAATCAAGTCTAAATAATTCTATATTTTTTGAACTTGGTTAAAGTCTAGCTCCATCACTGTTTCGCGACCAAACATATCAACAAGAACTTTTAATTTTGCTTTCTCGATATCTACTTCTTCTACACGACCTTGGAAATGAGCGAATGGTCCTTCTAACACTTCAACAACTTCACCAACAGTAATTTCCACTTCACCGATTTGCGTTTCGTTCATACCCATTTGTTCTAATAGACGATCTGCTTCTTCCGGTAATAATGGTGTTGGTTTTACCCCACCACCTGAAGATCCAATGAACCCCGTAACACCTGGTGTATTACGTACTACATACCAAGCATCATCCGTCATAATTAACTCTACTAATACATAACCTGGGAATACTTTACGCATTACTGCTTTTTTCTTACCGTCTTCTTTTACATCGATTTCCTCGTGCTCTGCAACAATTACACGGAAAATTTTATCTTGCATTCCCATTGTTTCAACACGTTTTTCAAGATTCGCTTTCACTCGGTTTTCATAACCTGAGTACGTATGCACTACATACCAATTTTTTTCCATATAGGTAGGACTAAATCGTCCGCCCCTCCTTTACATTCAATGTGGTAGAAATACTATTCCCATTCACAAAACTTCATTAATCTATTTTTTCAATTTAAACAAACAAATCACTTTAAAACAAATGAAAAAACCCGTTATATGGCATGGACGGGCTATTTCGAAATATTAACATGATAGAACTTATAAAGACAAGAACCAACGGAATAATTCTGAGATTCCTAAGTCTACTACTGTAAAGAATAACGCCATTACAATAACAGTTGAAACTACTACTACTGTATACTTTGTTAACTCTTTGCTTTTTGGCCAGCTTGTTTTACGCATTTCTGAGCCGACTTCTTGGAAAAAGCTTGTAACTTTACTCATCTTCGCCTAACCTCCGTACTACGTGTTTATCTATGTTTCAATTATAACGTTTGTTTATGCATTGTATGTTCATTGCAATGCGAACAAAATTTCTTAAGTTCAAGACGTTCTGTAGCTCCTTCTTTTTGAGGAACATGATAGTTTCTAGAACCGCATTTTTCGCAACTTAAAACGACTTTCTTTGCCATTTATATCACCTTTTTGGGCATTTTGTCTTTTCAAGACTAACACCTAAATTTGCCACTGTCAATAAAGGCTCCAAGTGTTTAAGTCATTTCTTTTAATTCGATATGACGCTCTAATTTCCTCTTTACACGTTGTAAAGCATTATCGATTGATTTTACATGACGATTCAAATCTTCCGAAATTTCATTGTAGGATTGTCCTTCTAAATATCGGATTAATACTTGTTGCTCTAACTCACTTAATACTTCACCCATCTTACGTTCTAAATGGCGGTAATCTTCACGATGAATCATTAAGTATTCAGGGTCTTCTGAAATAGGACTTGTAATGACATCCATTAATGTACGTTCGGATTCCTCATCGTAAATGGGCTTATCTAATGAAACGTACGAATTAAGTGGGATATGCTTTTGGCGCGTTGCCGTCTTAATAGCCGTAATTATCTGTCTTGTAATACAAAGCTCCGCAAATGCTCTAAACGACGCAAGCTTATCCTCCTTAAAGTCACGAATCGCCTTATACAGACCAATCATGCCTTCTTGAATGATATCCTCTTTATCTGCGCCTACTAAAAAATACGACCTTGCCTTTGCTTTGACAAAAAGTCGATATTTCGAGATCAAAAAATCTAACGCATCCGCATTGCCTTGATGCACTTGTTCTATAAGATCTTCATCTGTTAAACTCTCAAACTGCTGTATGACTTGTATCTTCTCACTTTTAAGCAATGGAAATCACCTCAGCTACGCCAGAATCATTAGGAACAGTATAACTTAATTGGAAATTACGGGCAAATTATTACTTAAGCCCTCTTCGCCATTTTTCAAACTGCAACTCTACCTCTTTAGATAATTGTATCCTCGAGGCTGGTTTTTCGTCTATTGTCTCTTTTACTTTAGATGATATTTTAGATTGAATAATTTGCATTTCAATTTCTAGTTCACGTGCTGATTTACGTAATGCGCCATGACCAAATACGACGTTTTGTTCCGTCATATCAGAAGTTGCTACATGAATTTGTACTTTTCGTCCTTTAAGCTCATTTGATAATTTTTCAATTCGTTCGTCTGCTGTTTCATTTTTCCCTGTGTAAATAACCTCTACGTCATGTTGGATATAAAGCTGTTCCGTCCCAGGGACAAGATGCGCATCAAATACAACAATG belongs to Solibacillus sp. FSL R7-0682 and includes:
- the rplL gene encoding 50S ribosomal protein L7/L12, translated to MNKEQILEAIKVMTVLELNDLVKAIEEEFGVTAAAPVAVVAGGAAGGAEEKTEFDVVLASAGAEKIKVIKVVREITGLGLKEAKEVVDNAPKALKEGVSKDDAEAIKAKLEEVGASVEVK
- the sigH gene encoding RNA polymerase sporulation sigma factor SigH, encoding MLKSEKIQVIQQFESLTDEDLIEQVHQGNADALDFLISKYRLFVKAKARSYFLVGADKEDIIQEGMIGLYKAIRDFKEDKLASFRAFAELCITRQIITAIKTATRQKHIPLNSYVSLDKPIYDEESERTLMDVITSPISEDPEYLMIHREDYRHLERKMGEVLSELEQQVLIRYLEGQSYNEISEDLNRHVKSIDNALQRVKRKLERHIELKEMT
- the rplJ gene encoding 50S ribosomal protein L10; this encodes MSKAIETKSVQVQEIAAKFEAAASVVVVDYRGLTVAQVTELRKQLREAGVEFKVYKNTLTRRASEIAGVEGINEFLTGPNAVAFSNEDVVAPAKIINEFAKKNEALEIKAGIIEGTIASVEDVKALAELPSREGLLSMLLSVLQAPVRNFALATKAVADQKEEQGA
- the rpmG gene encoding 50S ribosomal protein L33, whose amino-acid sequence is MAKKVVLSCEKCGSRNYHVPQKEGATERLELKKFCSHCNEHTMHKQTL
- the rplK gene encoding 50S ribosomal protein L11, whose translation is MAKKVIKVVKLQIPAGKANPAPPVGPALGQAGVNIMGFCKEFNARTADQAGLIIPVEISVFEDRSFTFITKTPPAAVLLKVAAGIQSGSGEPNRKKVATVKRDKVREIAEQKMPDLNAASVEAAMLMVEGTARSMGIVIED
- the secE gene encoding preprotein translocase subunit SecE, whose translation is MSKVTSFFQEVGSEMRKTSWPKSKELTKYTVVVVSTVIVMALFFTVVDLGISELFRWFLSL
- the rplA gene encoding 50S ribosomal protein L1; this encodes MAKKGKKLQDAAKLIDRATLYSVEEAVALAQKTSTVNFDATVEVAFKLGIDTRKNDQQIRGAVVLPHGTGKTQRVLVFAKGEKLKEAEAAGADYVGDAEYIQKIQQGWFDFDVIVATPDMMGEVGKLGRVLGPKGLMPNPKTGTVTFDVTKAIEEIKAGKVEYRAEKAGIIHAPIGKVSFDTEKLVENFLAVFEVVQKAKPAAAKGTYMKSVNVTTTMGPAVKVDAANVVIK
- a CDS encoding class I SAM-dependent methyltransferase — encoded protein: MSEHYYSNKPQTESKPRQWKFTLLGNTFIFETDAGVFSKSEVDFGSRVLIDAFEMPNVEGVLLDVGCGYGPIGLSIAKDNPEREVLMMDINTRAVALSQKNAQLNGVQNVRIFESDGLSTVDANTKAAAILTNPPIRAGKETIFKFYNGAYELLVENGELWVVIQKKQGAPSTMSHLEEMFSEVDVVEKKKGYWIIRAKK
- the nusG gene encoding transcription termination/antitermination protein NusG, which encodes MEKNWYVVHTYSGYENRVKANLEKRVETMGMQDKIFRVIVAEHEEIDVKEDGKKKAVMRKVFPGYVLVELIMTDDAWYVVRNTPGVTGFIGSSGGGVKPTPLLPEEADRLLEQMGMNETQIGEVEITVGEVVEVLEGPFAHFQGRVEEVDIEKAKLKVLVDMFGRETVMELDFNQVQKI
- a CDS encoding NYN domain-containing protein gives rise to the protein MQNILLVDGYNMIGAWSELRPLREPHFEDSRDRLVERMAEYKAHTGWRVIVVFDAHLVPGTEQLYIQHDVEVIYTGKNETADERIEKLSNELKGRKVQIHVATSDMTEQNVVFGHGALRKSARELEIEMQIIQSKISSKVKETIDEKPASRIQLSKEVELQFEKWRRGLK